From Coffea arabica cultivar ET-39 chromosome 10e, Coffea Arabica ET-39 HiFi, whole genome shotgun sequence, one genomic window encodes:
- the LOC113711456 gene encoding uncharacterized protein, with protein MERFFKPKRVRSGESSNEPNISEPVQNQSCVELNLNDIVSDPGLRKSVEKFDISLRDHVRREYLTRGPCQPIGHMYPKTSFGKQHRSFQDSWYQKFVWLEYSISKDAAFCFWCFLFKTQNKGGRYAEDAFTKTGFNNWKKAMERFNEHIGAVNSCHNDARIQFESFQDQRHSVSNVLRSCGREIDIAYRTRLTAALDVTRFLLKQGLAFRGNDESTSSSNRGNFLELFEWYSQRNTEIFEVVNQNAPANNQLTSPMIQKDLAHACASEITSVIINDIGDNYFSLIVDESRDSSVKEQMGVVLRYVNKEGRVIERFLAIVHVSDTTSLCLKDAIDSLFAQHGLSLSKLRGQGYDGASNMRGEFNGLKALILQENPYAMYIHCFAHQLQLVIVAVAKGNIIVSEFFVYVSMIVNLTGASCKRRDQLRQIEHDKIVTLLDSGDIISGKGKNQETSLARPGDTRWGSHYLTLLRLSSMWASVIGILGNIQDDATTSDNRGMARGLIDRMNDYEFVFALHLMKYLLRITNDLSLVLQQRDQNIVQAMSLIDTMKSQLQDFREEGWQIILDEVNNFCELNVIPVIDMEDSIAIRGNARRSRRGC; from the exons ATGGAGAGATTCTTTAAACCTAAACGAGTCCGTAGTGGTGAATCTTCAAATGAGCCTAATATTAGTGAACCAGTTCAAAATCAATCTTGTGTGGAATTGAATTTAAATGATATTGTTAGTGATCCGGGATTACGAAAATCAGTTGAGAAATTTGATATTTCTCTTCGAGACCATGTCCGAAGAGAGTATTTGACTAGGGGACCTTGCCAACCGATTGGCCATATGTATCCAAAAACATCATTTGGTAAACAACATAGAAGTTTCCAAGATAGTTGGTATCAAAAGTTTGTATGGTTAGAGTATAGCATATCGAAAGATGCGGCGTTTTGCTTTTGGTGCTTTCTtttcaaaacacaaaataaggGAGGTCGATATGCAGAGGATGCCTTTACAAAAACGGGATTCAATAATTGGAAAAAGGCAATGGAAAGATTTAATGAACATATTGGAGCTGTGAATAGTTGCCATAATGATGCTAGAATACAGTTTGAAAGTTTTCAAGATCAAAGGCATAGTGTGTCAAATGTGCTACGATCTTGTGGGCGCGAAATAGATATTGCATATCGCACCCGTTTAACTGCTGCTCTGGATGTGACCCGCTTTCTTTTGAAGCAAGGATTGGCTTTTCGTGGAAATGATGAGTCAACTAGTTCTTCAAATAGAGgcaattttcttgaattgtttgAGTGGTATAGCCAGCGAAATACTGAGATTTTTGAGGTTGTAAATCAAAATGCTCCTGCAAATAATCAACTAACTTCTCCAATGATTCAAAAAGATCTGGCACATGCTTGTGCCTCAGAGATCACAAGTGTTATAATCAATGATATTGGAGACAATTATTTTTCCCTAATAGTTGATGAGTCTCGAGACAGTTCAGTGAAAGAGCAAATGGGAGTTGTTTTGAGATATGTGAACAAAGAAGGGCGTGTGATTGAACGTTTCCTTGCAATTGTACATGTGTCTGACACCACATCTCTTTGTTTGAAAGATGCAATTGATTCTTTATTCGCGCAACACGGATTATCATTATCTAAATTGAGAGGTCAAGGATATGATGGAGCTTCAAATATGCGAGGTGAGTTCAATGGTTTGAAGGCCCTTATATTACAAGAAAATCCCTATGCGATGTATATTCACTGTTTTGCTCACCAACTCCAGTTAGTTATTGTTGCTGTTGCTAAGGGAAATATCATTGTCAGTGAATTCTTTGTCTATGTCTCTATGATTGTCAATTTAACTGGAGCATCATGTAAAAGGAGAGATCAATTAAGACAAATAGAACATGATAAGATTGTTACACTTTTAGACAGTGGAGATATTATTAGTGGAAAAggcaaaaatcaagaaactagTTTAGCAAGACCAGGGGATACTCGTTGGGGATCACACTATCTAACATTACTTCGTCTATCCTCTATGTGGGCTTCGGTGATTGGAATATTAGGAAATATACAAGATGATGCCACCACTTCTGACAATAGAGGTATGGCCAGGGGTTTGATTGATAGAATGAATGATTATGAGTTTGTTTTTGCATTGCACCTGATGAAGTATTTATTGAGAATCACAAATGACTTGTCACTTGTTTTGCAACAAAGGGATCAAAATATTGTCCAAGCCATGAGTTTGATTGATACTATGAAATCTCAATTGCAAGACTTTAGGGAAGAGGGATGGCAAATAATTTTAGATGAAGTCAacaatttttgtgagttgaatgTGATTCCCGTGATTGATATGGAAGACAGTATAGCAATCCGTGGTAATGCCAGGCGCAGTCGCAGAG GTTGTTGA